In the genome of Malania oleifera isolate guangnan ecotype guangnan chromosome 5, ASM2987363v1, whole genome shotgun sequence, the window GCCTCCTGGGCTCGTTTCCGCCCTTAGACTCTtgaatttacccttcttttgaaattgtgggatcaacttcaagggacataggattagtcacgtgaaccATAAAACAgacgcgtggatacccggtgcgcaTTCCAAAAGTGTAATAACAAAAAATACTCTTTCCTGTTTTAGAtgttgcgaaaaaaaaaaaaagattcctCTGCCCTTCCTGGTTATGTTCATTGATGCATTACCCGTGACTCCGTCTTTGGGCCAAAACTCTCAGATTCTTAACAATCCCCAAACCAAGCAAGTGGGAAAATGAGCCCTGCTTCACTTCTCTCTACTCAGATTCTGAACAATCCCCAAACCAAGCATTGGAAAGATGAGTCCCAAGTAGGCCAAACAAAACACAAACCCATGCCAAACCAACACTTCACCAAAGAAACAAATTCACAAATATTTTCCCTCATGGCAAACACCCTAATTGCCACCTTGATCAGAGGCCAACCTCACATTGTTTACAAGAGTTCATTTCCGGGAAAAAAGAAAGACTGCATCCAGGAAAAACATACGACTTCAGGCTTTTTTAAAATCTTAAACTACCAAAATATTCCAAATTGCGAAAAATATAATAGGAGGAAAAATAACTAGGCATGTATCTAAAGCAATAGGAATTACAATAAGTGCACTCATTGTTTCAAATTACGGCAGGTTTACTCTAATGGAAGACTCCAAAATAAGCAAGCCAGAAGCAAGAACAGACGGAGAAGACAAAACTTGGTTTCCAGATTATCGCTTCTTGGAGACACCAACAGTCTTTCCTCTACGACCAGTGGTCTTGGTGTGCTGCCCACGCACCCGAAGACCCCAGTAGTGACGAAGACCTCGGTGATTCCTGTACCGTTGTCAAAAAGTAATATGAAACCTGCCCTTCGTATTAATATACAAATATGGATCATGTCAAAACGTAAGTTAAGACAAACCTGATCTTCTTCAATCGTTCAAGATCATCCCTCAATTTCATGTCCAATGCATTGGAAACAACTTGGGAATACTTTCCATCTTTGTAATCCTTCTTCCTGTTCAGAAACCAGTCTGGAATTTTGAACTGACGGGGATTTGCAACTATCACCATGAGGTTGTCAAGCTCAGCAGCTGACAGCTCACCAGCTCTACAAGTGACACATTACACTAAAAACATCAAAATCCCATGAAACACAAATTTACAACAATTTAAACGACAACTCTAGCACCATAATAATCTTCAACAGATCACCATCAAAACACATTGAATTATGCAAGTCACAGCTAAACAAGCAACTTAAAACGGAATATactaaaaaaacaaaacaaaacaaaaaaacaaattaaGGGAAGGGGGGGCCACTTCTGCTGCACACAAAGCTGACTACTGAAAAATGGCGCACACTTGGCTATTTCAACCAAAAGTGGAAATTGATAGGCAAAATCAGTTGGCATTGCAGATATACCTGGTTTCTCTCAGGTTccttaaattctttttgtttcCCAATTAGAGAATGCTGCATAAATTTACAAGGCATTTTAAGGTACATAGCATTACCGAGTATGAAACCGAAGAAGCCTAAAGCAAAGAAGAGCAAATTTTGTTTAGCTAGACTAGAACGGAGGAATCActcatttaaaatcaaaattccaGAAAACTCCCCATACTTAATAGAATATATAACATATACACACGCATTGTGAGAGGATGCATTGCAAAAAGACACTAGTGGCTTCCTAAGAAAGGACCTCGCTTGATTCTCAAACAAAATATTATAAGATCTTACATTATAAAATATTCTAAAAGAAATCATAATTAATATTACACTAATTAACAAACTTTTACAATCTAAACTCTGTTCAAGAATTAAGGTAAATGGATTGACTGATTCCTTTTGCCATTTCAGGCTATGTGACATCATCCTCCACATAATTCAAATATGATAAAAATGTACCTGAATTTTGAGAATAAAGTTGATAGTAAGTTTGAATTTTCCCTGAATTTTGAGTGTAAAGTAGAAAATAAGTTATATTTTCCACAATCAATCTTTAGGTAAAGCTGCACCTCTCTATCTTGTTGGAAGAATGATGAACCTTCCTGCCTTTTTTGCAGCATCCACTTAAATCCACAAAGAACCACAAAAAGTTTGAACTCAAGCAAGCATAATGAAAAGGGATAATCCTAACGAGTACAAAGACACATGTCAGCCAGGTATGCAAAAGGGGTAAATCATCATTTTAAAACATTAGATTTGAGGATATGTTATTAATTAACGATTATTTCTTCACTAGAAACAAATTGTTCCACTGCTAGCTGCCTTTCTTTGACTCAAATTCAATAGACCAGTTGCTTCCTTCTACGTAAATATGTTTTCCAGACCATATTGTATTGAAAACAATCTTGAAATCGCTGATAGATGATGGCAATTTCAAAGAATAATACCCTCATCAAAAGGTTGCTTGTTCCATTCCAATGGTAAAGCAACAATATTTGATAGGAATGGCCAATTGAACTTGGCTAAATCTCccatttgagaaaaaaattgctCTATACAAACTGATGCAGTTTAAGACTCTTGAGGATTTTGACCAAGGGCAACAGAAAAGATCGACCCTGCCAATCACGTAACTTAGGGACCagttggtatcactgtcaaaaattatgaaaactaaAACTACAAACAAAATCTAAAATCcataaacaaaaactaaaaatcaaaaaccaacaaccattaatattttctaaaactaaaaaaaaaaaatgtaaaattttgattaaacaaatgctcttttttgtccttgaattaaataacaattttaaaaatatgattaaaataatacaaatacaaaataatacagtaaaaatattataaaataaagttattataactattttacttattatatttcaaaattcactttacaagaacaatcttattgtacataacaattgaaaaatgtccaaaatattttgcaaatagcATTTGTTTTTTTactttaactttttttttcaattttatggacaatttttattttatcatatcTTAAATTgacatgatcattttattttaattttattaaaactgttgcataaaatgaatgatttaattcaaaaaaacctAGTATTGGATATTAAAATATCTGGCAACAGGCTGCCAAAACTTCTTAAAACCATGAAACCAgcttttctgctttttttttccGCAGACAATTGAAAAACcaacaatagaaacaaaaaactagCAATGTAAACAAACGTGTACCGATCCTCAATATTAGCCAGCCTTGTGCTTGATTCAGAGATGGCTATTACTAACATACAAGCTACGAAGCAATGCAACACTAAACTGACACAAGGAGATAACAAATCCTACAAATATAAGATAAGACTTAGGAAGGACACAATAAAAACTTGACATGTAttaagttttaatatttatataatggcataaaaaattttaaaaagacatGTATTTAAATTATtctctttttttccaaaaaacaACCACATCACTTCTTCCATTGTAATCTTCACTAGTTAAATGTATTTTTTATTGGAAACCTATATTTTTGGATGTTATatcataattaaattattttaatgaaTAAATGAAACAAAGTCATATTCCAACATGTTGTCAAAGGTGCGACCGTGTGAGAGGAGTGTTTCAATACATGTCAAAGAGGCATCtaacatttaaaatataattaaaagtacCAACATATTTTTGAAGTGTCGGATATGCATAAAGAAGAGTTGAGagcaaatatccaaaacacacacacacacaatactcTTATTTAGTGTTTCATGGAATACAATTATAAATTCAGTGTTTCATGGCCTATAACACAATGTTCTACAAATGCCAGACACCTATATTTTCATTCACTGATAGAATATAAATAAATGTGCACATGCATGTATATAGACGCACAAGACACTAAAAAGATATATAGAACAGTAAACAGTTTCTTCCTATGGGAAAGATCATGCTTGATTCTGAAGCAAGATACTAAGGGTCTGCTTAGTTAGAAaaaagttttcattttccattttcagaTTTATGTGATTGCAGAAATGTCAATATATTTTCCAGTTTCCCAAAATTTATATAGGAAAactagaaaacaataaaaagagtCCTCCAACTTTCCAACATAAATTTGGAAAACTGAAAAACAAGGTTGCATTGTTGTAATTATCAGGAAAATAAAGCTGTTTTCAAGAAGTGAGCAGGGCCTAAAAGATCATCCATAGTTAAAATATGCTAACAGGTATTGGAGTTGATAAATTAGcaaatatgaaattttagaaattaaatagagtaatGAGAAAGCAGCAAATGGCCTAAACAAATTTAGTTTCCCATTTTGAATTCCGTTACAAATATACAAGTCCTACTTAGTTGTCACAAAATAAACATGAATTCTATTTCTCTTTTtgatatatgtatgcatatatatatatgtgtgtgtgtgtgtgtgtgtgcttgctAACTTCAAAAGtcaacataaaaattaaaaacatcatAAAGCCTAACAAAGGAAAAAGCTATTATCAGTCACTAATTGTCATGAAAGACAAATTAAACTGATAAACCAATAGCACTCAAAAAAAATTTGAACAAGACATCATTAAGAATGGGATagatgtgtattttttttttctaataataaaagaaattcacTAATAAGAACAGGAGAAAAAAATACAATATTGGGAGAAAATACATGCTCTAATCAGACACTAGAGACAACTTTGAAAGGGCAGCCATGATGCCTTTGCAATAAAACAAAGAAATACCCCAAATCATTACCAAAGAAAGTGCCCAAAAAGAAGCCAAGAAAACAACTATAACCCATAACAGATACAAAGACATTGTCTTATCATTAAGGATCCTTGCATTCTCATAAAATCCACGATGTCCAAAGAAGCAGCATGTACAACACATCTTACAAAGTTCGACATTCTTACTTCTCCCAAAAACCCCCCACAACTTGACCAACATTAAGTCCTTTACTTGTTGAATTACCCGCAGCAGTCTATCCACCCAGCAAGATAGAAAAGGATGTTCATTTGTCTCATTAGACTCAAAACACATCACGAAAtatccaaggtcttaaatttcagtcaactaaaattttgaagctccaaaagtatggaaatttcgatttcaatgtcagtttcaattttgatttgaaaaaatgatggaaatttgtagtaaagcatggaatttttttatga includes:
- the LOC131155631 gene encoding small ribosomal subunit protein uS13z/uS13y/uS13x; the protein is MSLVANEEFQHILRVLNTNVDGKQKIMFALTSIKGIGRRFANIVCKKADVDMNKRAGELSAAELDNLMVIVANPRQFKIPDWFLNRKKDYKDGKYSQVVSNALDMKLRDDLERLKKIRNHRGLRHYWGLRVRGQHTKTTGRRGKTVGVSKKR